One region of Yersinia bercovieri ATCC 43970 genomic DNA includes:
- the ychH gene encoding stress-induced protein YchH, which translates to MKRKSAARLGNVLMGLGLVTMVVGVGYSILTEVTQLGLPQFFAHGAVMSIFVGALLWLVGARIGGREEVADRYWWVKHFDKRCNRNQRHS; encoded by the coding sequence ATGAAACGTAAAAGCGCTGCAAGGCTAGGTAATGTGCTGATGGGATTGGGTTTGGTGACTATGGTGGTTGGGGTAGGTTACTCAATCCTGACTGAAGTCACCCAACTTGGCTTACCGCAATTCTTTGCCCATGGTGCTGTAATGAGTATTTTTGTGGGTGCACTGTTATGGTTGGTGGGCGCCCGTATCGGTGGCCGTGAAGAAGTTGCAGACCGCTATTGGTGGGTTAAGCACTTTGATAAACGTTGCAATCGTAATCAACGTCACTCATAG
- the pth gene encoding aminoacyl-tRNA hydrolase has translation MSSIKLIVGLANPGAEYAQTRHNAGAWYVDLLAERHNQSLKEEAKFFGYTARLNLAGQDVRLLVPSTFMNLSGKAVVAMAGFYRIQPEEILVAHDELDIPPGAAKLKLGGGNGGHNGLKDIQSKLGNNPNFYRLRIGIGHPGDKSKVVGFVLGKPPASEQLLIDEAIDEAIRCTEVLMKEDITKAMNRLHSFKAGV, from the coding sequence GTGAGCAGTATTAAATTAATCGTTGGGCTGGCAAACCCTGGCGCTGAATATGCCCAAACCCGCCACAACGCCGGTGCCTGGTATGTGGATTTATTGGCTGAACGCCATAATCAATCACTGAAAGAAGAAGCTAAATTCTTCGGTTATACCGCACGGTTAAACCTGGCAGGTCAGGATGTTCGCTTGCTGGTACCCTCTACATTTATGAATCTCAGTGGCAAAGCCGTGGTGGCGATGGCGGGATTTTATCGTATCCAGCCTGAAGAGATCTTAGTCGCCCACGATGAGCTGGATATCCCACCGGGCGCGGCAAAATTGAAATTGGGCGGCGGCAACGGCGGTCATAACGGCCTGAAAGATATTCAGAGCAAACTGGGCAACAACCCTAATTTCTATCGTTTACGCATTGGTATTGGCCATCCAGGGGATAAAAGCAAAGTTGTCGGTTTTGTGCTGGGTAAACCACCGGCGAGCGAACAGCTGTTAATTGACGAGGCCATTGACGAAGCTATCCGCTGTACTGAAGTACTGATGAAGGAGGATATCACTAAGGCGATGAATCGCCTGCACTCCTTCAAGGCTGGCGTATAA